The following are encoded together in the Capsulimonas corticalis genome:
- a CDS encoding M56 family metallopeptidase, with protein sequence MERFELCRHFLELGIGVLIQSTCLIVLGLIAGRLLRRRGPFFELAAYRATLACVVVSALMAASMAGRVQPLWSVSIAAPPPAAVMSTALPNIAKASPRIRRRSHVGVAAPVSPLAEIGAPSSPSKLPGLYAALTAVWLLGVAVHLLWLFVCGITLRRFMARGERVTSGPVALLLAEIAERTGAQTPNLILHPDVRSPFLAGALRPTVVMPDDAVERYGEAGARAVLAHELSHFLQRDCAWNLGFRLAAALLWPQALLLALHRRWQEAAEYACDQWVLAHACPPRSYADCLLSIAENRSVSRSQRVLAIGVTPFRSMIGKRLARIVDWSGGQLRMLSRAGRIMVGGVAFVAAGGVLFLVSANAGARPAAKTAHRLIASAHIVRTEKPLSGGPVMLKKHTAMSALIALASGAVHVSLPAAAAPIPAKPAAPIKLISASVAPTIAAIPHSSPAVTRPASTIPARNAVTATPEVALVQPAPANPDAAATSSSPSAVSLNFTDAPVKDVLKQLFTQTGLNYVIGPEVTGTITVRLSSVSPEDALRTILKTSRPALSYELASGIYHIRLKDSEASMAQLQTVEEAVAQQQRRHYKLPIDYCDASELLKSLVSAEANGQGVAPAYYARVSAAPNENALLADTTPMEYEKLRDAVRILDVEPSRCQVHVQIVEASRDALARLGIDPQTLTNAKEDSPDLKGQALLDAVQHGKLPTLASPTVVTVSGVSAVVTVKRAASSIAMTATPSVRPNNDIHLTLSLEITNGDQSQSLKLSNLLFDSAPTFCGTIPDPAHPDRSLLVFATAASVLTKRSGILGTP encoded by the coding sequence ATGGAGCGCTTCGAGCTGTGCCGGCATTTCCTGGAACTGGGGATCGGAGTCCTGATCCAAAGCACCTGTTTGATCGTTCTGGGGCTTATCGCGGGGCGGCTGCTGCGCCGGCGCGGCCCGTTTTTCGAGCTGGCGGCGTACCGGGCCACGCTGGCCTGTGTGGTTGTCAGCGCGCTGATGGCGGCGTCGATGGCCGGCCGCGTTCAGCCGCTTTGGAGCGTCTCGATCGCCGCGCCGCCGCCTGCTGCGGTGATGTCAACGGCGCTCCCCAATATTGCCAAAGCATCACCTCGGATTCGGCGGCGCTCCCATGTTGGCGTCGCCGCGCCGGTTTCGCCTCTCGCTGAAATAGGCGCGCCGTCTTCTCCATCCAAACTGCCTGGGCTTTACGCTGCTCTCACCGCTGTCTGGCTGTTGGGCGTGGCCGTTCATCTTCTGTGGCTTTTCGTCTGCGGGATCACGCTGCGCCGGTTTATGGCGCGGGGGGAGCGCGTGACATCTGGGCCGGTCGCGCTGCTGCTCGCGGAAATCGCCGAGCGGACAGGAGCGCAAACGCCGAATCTTATTCTTCATCCCGACGTGCGCAGCCCGTTTCTGGCGGGCGCGCTGCGTCCGACGGTTGTCATGCCGGACGACGCCGTGGAGCGTTACGGAGAGGCGGGGGCGCGCGCCGTGCTGGCGCATGAACTTTCCCATTTTCTTCAGCGCGACTGCGCCTGGAACCTCGGATTTCGTCTGGCGGCCGCGCTGCTCTGGCCGCAGGCGCTCCTGCTGGCGCTGCACCGCCGCTGGCAGGAAGCAGCGGAGTATGCTTGCGACCAGTGGGTGCTGGCGCACGCCTGCCCGCCGCGCTCCTACGCCGACTGTCTGCTGAGTATCGCGGAAAACCGGTCCGTATCCCGGTCGCAGCGCGTGCTGGCCATCGGCGTCACCCCGTTCCGATCCATGATTGGTAAACGCCTCGCCCGTATCGTCGATTGGAGCGGCGGTCAGCTGCGAATGCTGTCCCGCGCCGGACGGATCATGGTCGGCGGCGTCGCCTTCGTCGCCGCCGGAGGCGTGCTCTTTCTCGTATCCGCCAACGCTGGCGCGCGGCCGGCCGCCAAAACCGCGCATCGTTTGATTGCATCCGCACATATCGTCCGCACGGAAAAACCACTGTCTGGAGGACCTGTCATGCTCAAGAAACATACGGCGATGTCTGCGCTGATCGCCCTGGCGAGCGGCGCCGTACATGTCAGTCTGCCGGCTGCCGCCGCGCCGATTCCAGCCAAGCCGGCGGCGCCCATAAAGCTGATCTCCGCAAGCGTCGCGCCGACAATCGCCGCCATTCCGCACTCCAGTCCGGCTGTCACAAGACCGGCAAGCACGATTCCAGCGCGGAACGCCGTTACTGCGACTCCAGAGGTTGCGCTCGTACAGCCGGCTCCGGCAAATCCCGATGCCGCCGCCACGTCGTCATCGCCGAGCGCCGTCAGTCTCAATTTCACCGATGCGCCCGTGAAAGATGTGCTCAAGCAGCTGTTCACGCAGACAGGGTTGAACTATGTGATTGGTCCCGAGGTGACGGGGACAATCACTGTGCGTCTTTCCAGTGTGTCGCCGGAAGACGCGTTGCGGACAATCTTGAAAACCAGCAGGCCAGCTTTGAGTTATGAGCTCGCGAGCGGCATTTACCATATTCGCCTTAAAGACTCGGAAGCGTCCATGGCCCAGCTGCAGACTGTGGAAGAAGCGGTCGCCCAGCAGCAGCGCCGACACTATAAACTGCCAATCGATTATTGTGACGCTTCGGAACTTCTCAAGTCGCTCGTCAGCGCTGAGGCTAACGGACAGGGAGTCGCGCCGGCGTATTATGCGCGCGTGTCCGCGGCGCCTAACGAGAACGCGTTGCTGGCCGATACGACGCCCATGGAATATGAGAAACTGCGCGACGCCGTGCGCATTCTCGATGTCGAGCCGAGCCGCTGTCAGGTGCATGTGCAGATCGTGGAGGCGTCCCGTGATGCGCTTGCTCGTCTGGGAATCGATCCCCAGACGCTGACAAACGCGAAAGAAGATTCGCCGGATCTTAAAGGTCAGGCGCTGCTGGACGCGGTCCAGCATGGAAAGCTGCCGACACTGGCGTCTCCCACGGTCGTCACGGTGAGCGGCGTCAGCGCCGTCGTGACGGTGAAAAGGGCCGCCTCGTCGATTGCCATGACGGCGACGCCTTCCGTGCGCCCGAACAATGACATCCATCTCACGCTGAGCCTGGAAATTACCAACGGCGATCAGTCGCAGTCGCTGAAGCTGTCCAATCTGCTCTTTGACAGCGCGCCCACGTTCTGCGGGACCATTCCCGACCCTGCTCACCCAGATCGCTCCCTGCTGGTGTTCGCCACGGCGGCAAGCGTTCTCACGAAACGCTCCGGAATTCTGGGAACGCCATAA